TGTTCTCGGCGGTGCCGGTCTGGGTCTTCTTGCCCTTGCCCTCGGTGCCTGCTCCTCCCGTGAAACCGTTGCGGCAGCCGGAAGCGCGGCGGGTTCCGGCGGCTTCACCGTCACCGACATGCGCGGCATAGAGGTGTCCTTCGACGCTCCCGTGCAGCGGATTGCGACGACGGTCATCCCGTCGCCGTCGATGCTCGCCGCAGTGGACGGCGGCTACGAGCGCATTGTGGGCATCAACGAATCCACCCTCCAGGCCAACAAGCAGGGCCTGTTCGGTGAGATGTACCCCGAGTCCAAGAGCACCACCACCATTTCCCCGTCGAGCTTCACGCCCAACATTGAAACCATCACCAAACTGCAGCCCGACGTCGTGTTCCAGTGGGCGGACCAGGGCGACGGACTGGTGGAACCGCTGGAAAACGCGGGCTTCAAGACCGTCTGCCTGCTCTACGGCACACAGGAATACCTGGAAACCTGGGTGCAGCTGTTCTCCACCATCCTGGGCAAGCAGGAGCGCGGCACCGAAATTGTGGACTGGATGCACGCCGAGATCGCCCGGCTGGAGAAGGAACTCTCCGGCGTGTTGACTCCGGTGCGCGTGGTCCATCTGGGCCAGTCCGGTGACGGCTACTCGGCCTCCAACAAGTCCTCCTACATGCACTACTGGATGGAACTGGCCGGCGGGCGGAACATGGCAGCGGACAACATTTCCGCAGAAAACGTGGTCAGCGCCGAACAGCTCATCACCTGGGATCCGGAGGTCATTACGCTGGGCGGTTTCGACGCCCGCACCCCCGCAGAGGTTTACGCCGACAAGTCCCTGGCCTCCGTTTCCGCGGTCCGCAACCGCCGTGTGTACAAGGCGCCGCTGGGAGGCTACCGCTGGGAAGTTCCCTGCGCCGAGTCTCCGCTGATGTGGCAGTGGGCCGCCGAGCTCTACCATCCGCAACTCACCGGCCACACGCTGCGCGCCGCCATGGCCGAGAAAATTGCCTACCTGTACAACTACGAGATGTCCGAAGCCCAGATTGATGCCGCTCTCCGGATGGAACTCAACAGGGAAAGCGCCGGCTATGACGTCTTCCGCGGTTAAGCCCGGCACGACGACGACGGCGACAGCTCCCCGCCCGCCGGCGCGCAGCCACCGGGTGCCGCTGCTGCTGTGCGTCCTGCTCCTGTGTGCGGTCGCGCTGATTTCGATGGCGGCCGGCCGGTACTGGGTTCCGCCGAACGAAATCCTGCGCATCCTGGCCAACGAAGCCACTGCACTCTTAGGGGCCGGCGGCGGTGAGGGCGCCGTGCGCCGGACCTGGACCGAGCAGGAAGCTACCGTGGTCCTGGATGTGCGTCTTCCGCGGGTCCTGCTGGCCTTCCTGGTGGGCGGCGCCCTGTCCCTGGGCGGCGCCTGCCTGCAGGCACTGTTCCGCAATCCGCTGGTCAGCCCGGACATTATCGGCGTCACCGCCGGGGCGTCGTTTGGCGGCGTCTTGGTGCTGACTCTGGGCCTGTCCGGCGGCGCGATGGTGGGCGGAGCATTCGGCTTTGGACTGGCCGCCCTCGCCGTCGTGCTCCTGCTGGGCCGGCTGGGCGGCAGCGGCGGACCCATGCTGATGATCGTGCTCGGCGGCATTGTGGTGGCGGCGTTCTTCAACGCCCTGGTCTCCTTCATCACGTACACAGCGGACCCGTATTCCGAGCTGCCGTCGATTGTGCACTGGTTGCTGGGGTCCATCGCCGCCGCCGGGTATGACAAGGTGCTGACCGCGCTGATCCCGGTTGCCCTCGGCGCGGCCGTGGTCCTGGCTATGCGGTGGCGGCTGAACGTGCTCTCGCTGGGCGACGACGACGCCGCTGCCCTGGGCGTTAATCCGCACCGCTCCCGCGTGGTGCTGCTTTGCGCCGTGGCCCTGATGACCGCCGGGACCGTGGCCGTGGCCGGCGCCGTCGGGTGGGTGGGCCTGGTGGTTCCGCACCTGGCCCGGCTCTGGGTTGGCCCGGACCACCGTGTGCTGCTGCCCGCGTCACTGCTGCTCGGCGGCACCTATCTGATGCTCATTGATACCCTCAGCCGCTCCCTCACCAGCAGCGAACTGCCCCTGGGCATCCTGACCGCCGTTATCGGCGCCCCGGTGTTCGTGTGGCTGCTGGCCCGTTCCCAGAAAAAAGGCGAGATGCAATGACCACCCTTCCTGTCCTGGATTCCGGCTCCGACGAGGCTTCCTCCCAGGCGGCTGCCGCATCGGAGGCCACCCTGATGCAGGTTTCCGGGCTGGGTTTCCGCTACTCCCGGGTGCGGCCCTGGCTGTTCCGAAATCTCGGCTTCACCCTGGAGCGCGGGGAAATCCTGTCCATCCTCGGGCCCAACGCACGCGGCAAAACCACGCTGCTCAAATGCCTGTCAGGCCTGCTTGCCCCGCGCGAGGGGCAGATCACCACCGCGGCTGCCGTGGGCTATGTTCCGCAGGACCACGGCGCCGGCGGTACGTCCTACACCGTGGCCGAGATGGTGCTCATGGGCCGCAGCCGCCACCTGCGCGCGTATCAGAGCCCCCGCCGGGAGGACCACGACGCTGCCGACGCGGCCATGGAACGGGTGGGTGTGGCCGGCTGGGCCAACCGCTCCTACGCCGAGCTGTCCGGCGGCCAGCGGCAGCTGGTCCTGATCGCGCGGGCCGTGGCCTCCGGCTCCGAGCTGCTCGTCCTGGATGAGCCCGCCTCGGCACTGGACCTGCACAATCAGTCACGCGTGCTCGGTGTCCTCGCGGGACTTGCCTCGGACGGGATGGGTGTCATCATGACCACCCACCATCCGGACCACGCCCTGCATGTTTCGCGCAACGCGCTGCTGTTTGTCGGCAGCGACGACACCCGCTGGGGACCCACTGACGACATGCTGACCAGCTCCGCACTCTCGGCGGTCTACGGACTCCCCATCTGCACCCCAACTGTCGGCACCGAGTCGGGCAACCGGGTGATCGCGGTGCCGGATTTCGGCCCTTCCTGCCGCAAGGACTGCGCACTGCCCTTCGGCTCCGCGCCCCTCACCTCCATCCCCCTTCGAAAGGACCTCCCGTGATTTTCCGGCTGATCGGCGGTACGCCGATGCGCGCCCAGAACGACCCGTCCTGGCGCGGCGCACTCGAAGACGTTGACGCGTACGACTTGGACGACGACGCCGCCCGCGCCCGGATCCTGTCCGCGGACGCACTGGTGATCGGCGGGGGTGCTGACCACCTGCTGCTGTGCCGGCACCGCGAGGCACTGAGTGGTTTTGTCCGCTCCGGCGGCCGGGTGCTGGTCAACGGCCAAGTGGTGAAGCCCTTCATTGACGGACTGGCGGTCTGGCGAAAACTAGAATTCCGCGGCGCACAGGACGTCCGTCCGCATTCGGTCACCGCCCATCCGGTCTGGCACGGCGTCGACTATCGGGACCTGCACTACCGCACGGGTGTGCCCGGAACACACAGCTACGAGAAGCTGGAAGAGATCGGCGTCGCCGGCTTCTACGGCCGCGGCTACCATCTGGACCTGCCCGAAGGTGCCAGCGTTGTCACGGGCATCGGCCAGTATTTGCTGCCGCTGGACTACAGCTACCGGCTGGGCGACGGCGAGGTGCTGGTCCACGGCGGCAATGATCTGGAGAGCTTCAGTGATGACAGGTATTCGATCGGAGAGATCGGTCCCAACCTGGTGCACTGGCTGGAGGGCGGAACTCGGACTCCCGGCAAGAAGCTGGCCGGACCGGAAACCGCGGAACGGAACTCGGTTGCCGCAGTTCCGCCGCCGCCGTCCGCCGGCCAATCCGTCGCCGTCGGGCGCCGAGAACCGGCACCCGGCGCCGCCCCGCGGATCGGGCTGCTGCACGGCGGCACGTTCCCGGCGCTGCGCACGCTCGCCGATCCCGCCCTGGCCCCCTATCGGATTGAATCCGTGTACCTGCCTGAAGCTGATCCCTCAGCGCTTGCCGGCCTGGACGTGATCATCGTGGGGGACCGCCTGCACCAGGGCCAGCTGGCCCGATTTGCCCCTGCAGTTCGCGCCGCACTGCAGGACCCGGCCAAGACCGTGATTATCCTCGGCGAGAACAAGGTGGAACAGTGGCTGCCCGGCGTCGGCTACACCTTCCGGCCCACCGTGTTCTGGGCCTGGCGCACCGGCGAGGACAACGGCACGCGGTTGCGGCTGCCCGAGGACCCGATGTGGGAATACTTCACGCCGCGGGCGGTGTCCTGGCACCATCACGGACTGCTGCATCCGCCCGCCGGTGCCCGGTCCCTGGTGGTCATGGAGGAGGACGGCGCCGACTCCGGGGCCCTGCTATACGTGGACGAGGTGAACCAGCCGGCCCGTCTGCTGGTGACCACTATGGATCCGGTCTATCACCACGGTTCGGGGTTCATGCCCGGTGCTTCGCAGCTGCTGTACTCGCTGCTGCGCTGGGTGACGGCCACGCACGTTCCGAGCAGCTAAGCGTTCGTTCCCGCCGGCGGTAAATCGACCAGCCCCAATCCAGAATGAGCGTCAGCCCAGAGCTAGCCGGACGGCCAGAACCAGCATCACGATGCCGATGAGCAGGTCCAGTATCTGCCAGGTTCGGGGCCGGTTCAGCACGCGGGACAGCGAGCGCGCGCCGTAACCCAGCGCAGCGAACCAGAGACAACTGCCGACGGCGGCACCGGCCGCAAAAACCCAGCGGGCGTCCGGCCCGTGCTGGTTCGCCAGGCTGCCCAGCAGCACCACGGTGTCCAGATAAACATGCGGATTCAGGAAGGTCAGCGCAAGGGTGGTCAGGATGACGGTTCCTTTGGCGCGCGGCGCCTGGGCGGTCAGGGCAGCGGGGCGCAGGGCAGAGATCAGCGATCGGATACCCCACCAGGCCAAGTAGGCGGCCCCGCCCCAACGGAGAATTTCAAGGGCGGCGGGAAAGCGGGCCACCAGCGCGCCGATCCCCGCGGTGCCGCCGAATATCAGCAGCACGTCACTGACGATGCACAGCATCACCACCACCGAGATGTGCTCGCGGCGCAGACCCTGCCGCAGCACAAAAGCGTTCTGGGCTCCGATAGCCATGATGAGTCCCAGACCGGTGACCATGCCGGTTGCCGCGATGCTTAACATGTGTTCACCGTAGCCAGCGGCACGGATTCAATCCAACGAATGATTTTCAGGATGCATTAGCTTTGCTTCATGAACTTTGAGCATCTGAGGGCACTGGCCGCCGTCGTGGACGAGGGTACTTTCGAAGCGGCGGCGGACCGGCTGCACATCAGCCCGTCAGCGGTAAGCCAGCGGATCAAGGCCCTGGAAAACGCGGAGGGCCAGATCATGATCCGCCGCGGCGTGCCGTGCAGTCCCACGGAACCCGGAGCCGTCCTGCTGCGGATGGCCCGGCAGATGCAGCTGCTGGAGGCCGAGGCCCGGGAGGCACTGGGGTCCCAGGCGCCGGGACTGGCCGCCACACGGTTGGCCGTGAACGCCGATTCCCTGGCCACGTGGTTCCTGCCCGTGCTCGCGGAAGCCGCTAACTGGGCGGACACCACCCTTGACCTGCACGTTGAGGACCAGGATTACAGCAGCCGGCTGCTGCGGCAGGGTGACGTGATGGGGGCGGTGACGTCGGACCGGTCTCCGGCGAACGGCTGCCGGGCGATCCGGCTGGGAGCAATGCGTTACGTCCCTGCCGCCGCTCCCGGGCTGCGGGACCGGTTTGCCGGGGCAGGCGGCCCCGACTGGGACGCCATGCCGGTGCTGCAGTTCAACGCCAAGGATGACCTGCAGCGCGGTTTCCTGGCCTCCCGGAGCACCTCCGGCAAACCTCCGATGCACACCGTCCCCTCGTCGGAGGCTTTCGTAGCTGCCATACGCGCCGGGCTGGGCTGGGGGATGGTGCCGGAACTGCAGGTGGATTCGGACTTCGACGACGGCACGCTGGTACTGCTCGATGCCCGGGCACACCACGACGTCGTTCTGTACTGGCAGTCCTGGGGGCTTCAGTCCAAGCGCCTTGACCGGCTCACAGCAGCGGTCCGCCGGGCAGCCCGTCAGCTGCGAAACTAGCCCACCTGAAAATCAGCTCACGCCGTCGTCGCCGGTTGCCCTGCCCGCAGCCATGGAAGCCCAGCGCGCAAAGTAGGCACCGCCGGCGTCTTCATGGATGCGGTCGCCGGCGGTGAGCACCGGATACGGTTTGGCCGGAACGCCGTCGGCCGGGCGGACGTCCACGTGCGCAACGTCGTAACCCAGCGCGTGCAGCTCATCCGCCATCGCGTAATCCGTGCGGGAATCCCCGACCGTGCGCCAAATGTGGGGAATCTCCGTGCCGGCTGACTCCAGCAGCGAGAGAGCGCGGCGGGCGCCGAGGTCCTTGCCGACGCCCAGCGCTTCTATATCGGTGGAAATGATCGTGGGATCGATGCGGTAGTCAATGGAATCGTCGCTGTCGGGAGCGTGGTGTTCCAGCCGGCACACCCCGAGGTCGAACTTCTCCATCAAGGCCAGGGCATCGGCGTCGAACTGCTGCTGCTCGGCCAGGTAATCGGCGTTGGCCACGTCCACGTGCTGCTCCACGGACACCATGGCCCGTTTCGTTTCGTCGTAGAACATGTGCCCGCTGTACTTAGCTGCCACCAGCTGCCGGACGGCGTCGGCGTAGTTGCCGGGAAGGGCCAGAGCGGAATCAACCTGCGGCTCATCGGGACCGGAGCCGGTGAAGGAGAACCAGACAGCGCCCTTTTCGCAGATCGCATGCACAGTGGTGTCAGCCGGAAG
This genomic interval from Arthrobacter sunyaminii contains the following:
- a CDS encoding ABC transporter substrate-binding protein; protein product: MSASHPPRGTSRRHVLGGAGLGLLALALGACSSRETVAAAGSAAGSGGFTVTDMRGIEVSFDAPVQRIATTVIPSPSMLAAVDGGYERIVGINESTLQANKQGLFGEMYPESKSTTTISPSSFTPNIETITKLQPDVVFQWADQGDGLVEPLENAGFKTVCLLYGTQEYLETWVQLFSTILGKQERGTEIVDWMHAEIARLEKELSGVLTPVRVVHLGQSGDGYSASNKSSYMHYWMELAGGRNMAADNISAENVVSAEQLITWDPEVITLGGFDARTPAEVYADKSLASVSAVRNRRVYKAPLGGYRWEVPCAESPLMWQWAAELYHPQLTGHTLRAAMAEKIAYLYNYEMSEAQIDAALRMELNRESAGYDVFRG
- a CDS encoding FecCD family ABC transporter permease, with the protein product MTSSAVKPGTTTTATAPRPPARSHRVPLLLCVLLLCAVALISMAAGRYWVPPNEILRILANEATALLGAGGGEGAVRRTWTEQEATVVLDVRLPRVLLAFLVGGALSLGGACLQALFRNPLVSPDIIGVTAGASFGGVLVLTLGLSGGAMVGGAFGFGLAALAVVLLLGRLGGSGGPMLMIVLGGIVVAAFFNALVSFITYTADPYSELPSIVHWLLGSIAAAGYDKVLTALIPVALGAAVVLAMRWRLNVLSLGDDDAAALGVNPHRSRVVLLCAVALMTAGTVAVAGAVGWVGLVVPHLARLWVGPDHRVLLPASLLLGGTYLMLIDTLSRSLTSSELPLGILTAVIGAPVFVWLLARSQKKGEMQ
- a CDS encoding ABC transporter ATP-binding protein, with the translated sequence MTTLPVLDSGSDEASSQAAAASEATLMQVSGLGFRYSRVRPWLFRNLGFTLERGEILSILGPNARGKTTLLKCLSGLLAPREGQITTAAAVGYVPQDHGAGGTSYTVAEMVLMGRSRHLRAYQSPRREDHDAADAAMERVGVAGWANRSYAELSGGQRQLVLIARAVASGSELLVLDEPASALDLHNQSRVLGVLAGLASDGMGVIMTTHHPDHALHVSRNALLFVGSDDTRWGPTDDMLTSSALSAVYGLPICTPTVGTESGNRVIAVPDFGPSCRKDCALPFGSAPLTSIPLRKDLP
- a CDS encoding LysE/ArgO family amino acid transporter — protein: MLSIAATGMVTGLGLIMAIGAQNAFVLRQGLRREHISVVVMLCIVSDVLLIFGGTAGIGALVARFPAALEILRWGGAAYLAWWGIRSLISALRPAALTAQAPRAKGTVILTTLALTFLNPHVYLDTVVLLGSLANQHGPDARWVFAAGAAVGSCLWFAALGYGARSLSRVLNRPRTWQILDLLIGIVMLVLAVRLALG
- a CDS encoding LysR family transcriptional regulator ArgP, translated to MNFEHLRALAAVVDEGTFEAAADRLHISPSAVSQRIKALENAEGQIMIRRGVPCSPTEPGAVLLRMARQMQLLEAEAREALGSQAPGLAATRLAVNADSLATWFLPVLAEAANWADTTLDLHVEDQDYSSRLLRQGDVMGAVTSDRSPANGCRAIRLGAMRYVPAAAPGLRDRFAGAGGPDWDAMPVLQFNAKDDLQRGFLASRSTSGKPPMHTVPSSEAFVAAIRAGLGWGMVPELQVDSDFDDGTLVLLDARAHHDVVLYWQSWGLQSKRLDRLTAAVRRAARQLRN